AACAATTTTTAATGTCATAAAGACGCTTGTTTGTAGAACAAgtagtttgacagttttctgtcatttattattcCTTGTCAATTGAATCGGATTTCTAACAAATTgcaaaaatgagcacacttcACTATTGCAGGATGAAAGTCAATATATCACACTGTAATTCTGCTGTATTGGTTGAGAAGGCTGAAAAATTGTAGCACGTGGTAATGAAGTTGAGTAGGAAACTTCTCTAGTGTTGAGCTGTTCCACCATAAATGATCCATGACTCGAATGAAATATTAACTAGCAGAATGAGCCGCTTTAACAGCTAAAGAGTGTGACGTGTGCTCTTTAACAACCAGGGTTGACCTTTTCTCTCTGTTTGACCAATAGGATGAGCCGGTACTGGAGTATGTGGaaacaggtgagtgtgtgtgtgtgtgtgtgtgtgtgcgtgtgtgtgtgtgttcgttctCTTGAGCCGAGTGCCATCTGTGTGTCTGATTCACTTACACTGCTGTCCATCTCATTAATATGCAATACAATACTGCTGTTATTTTATGTTGAATTAAATCCTTGTTAGCTTGTTTGCAGTAAGGTTTAATTTGATAAcattaactatcatgaactaacaGTTAATAATACTTATAGATCAAGGgtgtagttttgttttcatttaatattattatttaaagttatGAAATAAACATTAGGTAATCAGCCAACAGGAATTAACAATGGTcggtttaatataaaatattacttgGACATTTTTAAGCTAGGAGGCAACGGATTGattaataaaatactgtaaatcattttactttatttaaaacaaaatggtcacactttacaacaaggttccattagttaatgtttttgcTAACTTCAACTAGAATAAAcagtttaacattattaaaatacaaagttgtgcttgttaatgcactgtgagtcaataaaaatgaacaatgaaTGAGTGTTTTTTCAaagataaatactgtaataaatgtattgttattttttgttcatgttagtaaatgcattgattaaccttgttgtaaagtgttatcaaaataTAATTATGTTACAATTATCTCTTAAGCATCACTGACCTGTAAGAGTACTGAACCGTGATGCTGTTTTGATGTATTAATGTAATAGTACAGTTTTACAGCAgatttgaacatttaaaaaaaaaaagaaggtcaACCTGAGGGTAAAGTCTATTTTAGGCTTGATTAAAGAATAATTTAACCAACAGACCATAATAAGGTTTTTAAAAGACAATAGAATTTATAATATCAAAATAATCGTGGTAACACTTTGTCACACtgcatgctattaacaaaccattaattaagactattagctcaataaactactaattagctgcttattaatgaaCTGTAAggcagtagttgggtttaggtttataTAACAGAATAAGATTATACTGCATAGGTactaataaaaagttaataacttaataataatagggaggtaataagccagtagttaatacaTGTAGCTTGAATtgtgtttttgatcatttttgtTTCTGATTACACTGCAGTGTCTGAGATGACTCCTAATGGACCCATTGTGGAGAATGGAAAAGTGGAAAAGCAAGGTAtaaaatatctagttattataTTTGTTCTCTTTTCTTAGATAGCTGGTAGAGTGCCATACAAAACatctgaaaaaatctaaataatattgttttctatGAGAGTTACAAACAGTGCATCTGTTCAATCACATTACGTTTGCTTTAAACTGTTGTTAACagtaaaatatgtacatttttgtgGCTTAAATGATTTTTGAGGGCTATAATTATACCTATTATGCCTTCTGTTTCATCAAACACCAAACgtcaatagctgtgtttccattcaaagatgcgacttaaatttatgcacaaaactggaaaaaTCGCATAAAAGACTttcaaataaagcagcgtttccaacCAATGAGACAAAGAGAACAAACTGTCCctttctgattaactggcaccaaatatcaacagtaaaaacggaatttgctgcagtagaagctgcgtgaatatttatttaataaatgactttcgcttcagaagacaatgccaacacgaaatgaacgtgtggtggcgtttgaaggcatgagatgcggagcacagaaGCTCTTGACTATTCTgaaggtaaataataatataataagactaatactgagatggttaaggtgttttagaatcaccaaagcaacatttcagatgttttacagtgtgctcatcctgctggtttgtccagtcACACACATTCttatcatcacatgacctcttataacaaaatctcatgacttttttttaatgttcagtaaaacatcttttcttatcgaatgaaaagtttattctactcagttaagcacatatgttttttatgcgcattatCAAAATTGATGTGCATTTTATCGTTATACAGTCCTTCCAGGATTTTGCGATCGCTGAATTTTTTCTGAAATGCTGCATATTTCCTGCAATTTCTAGGTgctttttatgatgtcatcacaaCACTGATTCATCCAAAACAAAGGCCTTGTGGACCAAAAAGCTCTCACTAAGCCATGATTTTACACACTTCATGATCGTAGGTGGCAGTAACTTTATATAGGCCTACCTTTACAATGGTCAGTAACTCGACATTTAACCACATTTAAGAAGATAGCACAGTTTAAATATGAATTACAAAGTCTCATTTACCTACAAATTTTACTCCGAAAGACTTTTTTTATCCTTTTATAATAGTGTGGAAATGCATTATTTGCATATTATGATTGTACTTTTGACATGCTGTTAATATAATGCATTGTTTGAATTTATGCTCATGCATTGTTGGCATGCTCTAAAGTTGACAAATAGCCACAAGCTATGAAAAAGAAAAGTTATTGTAAAAGTAACCAGGGGCACtttaaatttactttattattttatttgttttattattaatatgttaatgagTTGAATTGTTATTACAtatgaaatattgaaattaaGTATTATGTCACGTCACAGAACCCAATGTCTGTATATATATGGAAGGGGTCAGCCTTTTCTTcatggttttacttttatttaaagctttagcattcatgcagctgctttgtgagacatcCAATAGCAGAAACACGAAttacagctaaatgtttacacacttgacaacattacaaattatgtggatggataagtattgtgaacaacttagaTGAAAACATaaggaggaacactttcacatgtcgagatagATACATAGtaagtgtgtgtgctggcgctcacagGCTCCTTCACGTGCACATGCGTCAAGCTACTGAAGCAgggcttgaaggtaaacaaacatatattataagggtttatcataagcattttatcgataattatttccacaattggcattaagaaggaacatagaaactttatctgactaacatctagcagctaaatgtgcctggaaaaatattcaaaggcttttatttataaaaacactgCGAATGTGAATGGGTCtcagtgttctgattggctggagtagatgtTTACGTTAGTGCGTTCTAATCATGAACGTGCtatttccggcaatcttccttctgcattcacacagcacagcattgcggcaaattaccggtaatgttacaacttctctttccggaaaattcaAAATACAACGCAAAGTAATTCCACAAATATTGCCGCAAATTTCAAGAAAAGCCACAGCAAAATCATTTtaggctgcaaaaaaaaaaaaaaaaaaaaagtgaaataaagtcttgaaatcctggagggactggttATATCCAAATATaatgcatatccaaaatgcgcataaaataggtggatggaaacatgctGTAGCTATTGATGCAATTTTGTTCATTCTTGAAATGAACTTTTGCATGTTTACTGATCAGTTTTATACTGCAGTCTTTATCCTCGCTGTGAATGGGCTATAATCTACATCTGGCTGTTCTCCAACCATCACCTCTTTTCTGCCCATCTCTCTGGCTGCTTTACTTTCTTTCCTCTATACTTTAATATTCATGAACAAGCCTTTAATATTCTATCAGTTGTAGAATCAAAGACAGCTTCCCTATTGCTATCATGTATGAATATCAAAACTGAGACTCATTTCTGATTcacactgttgttttttttttgtttgcagatGATTCTGTGCATGCTGTGAATCACGAGGAACACGAACACACCGAcgcaaagacaaaaacagacaccGAAACATCTTCAGCCGTTACTAATGGAAATGTGGAAGGAGACCACTCTTCTGTTAACGGCTTCTCTAGTCATCCCGCTGAAGGAATAGGAGCTGCCGGCATAACTATGACCTTCCTTGGGTTCAAAGAAGCAGAGCCTGGGCAGGGAgtagatgaggatgatgatggagGAGCCATAATCCGAGCAGAAAGAGTCATCATCACTGACGAAGGAGAAGAAATCCTAGAGGAAGAACTGACGGATGATAAAAACCAAGACGGAAGCACTGAATCAATGGCTTTAAAGGAAGAAACCGAAGATGAGCCGGAGAAAGCTGAAGATGCGTCCGCTGAAGAGATTGTTTTGGATGCGGAAGGTGAAAAGGAGCAGGAATCGATTGATACGCAAGTCCAAAATGTAACCTTAGATACTTCTGCTGATTTGAATGAGGAAGGTGAAATGGAAAAGGAGCAGGAATCTGTTGATACACAAGTGCAAAGTTTAAGCGTAGACACAGAGGCTTTGCAGGTTTCAGTAAATTACACAACACAACCGTCTCCGGTTACTAAACCAAAAGGGGAAACGAACGCAACAGAATCGCAAGTCTCGAAAATCGAGGAAGCTTTAGCCTCTACACGCATCTCCGTCAGCCAGTTTCAAGAAGTTCCTCTGGATGAGTCCAATGTAGGAACCGAAAAACAGCAGGTCGAACAAGAGCCTCTGCTGACCTCCAAAACAGCGGCCCAGCTGGACACCAGCCTCCCGAACCGAGCAGAGGAAACAGGAGGGCCAAAGCGAAAAACCTGCCAGTGCTGTTCCATCATGTGAACGATCCGCTTAAGACTGTATGCTTCATGCCTGTTACTCTGAATCAAGACATTCTGATCTTCAGCTATTTCAATGCTACTTTAAAGCAGTGTCAGAGTGTTTATAATCTACTGACGCATACCAGACTCACTTTGCCCTTAGTGTGTTGAAATATGATGTAAAAAGATGCACACCGCCTTGCTGGAAAGGACTGGAAAGTGTGTATGTTGTTGGATAACGTGTTTCATTTCCCAGCCTCTGGTGTCTGATTATGATGCTGTTTTTATGCTTGGCGACTCTTGAGTGGTTGGCTGACGACCCACAGCGGCCTTGACGGTTTTAACACTAGCAtatcaaaatatttagtttttataaatgcCGTGGGATTCAACCCACGGGGGTAATTAATAGGTTCACCGTCTACAATAGTTGTGGCGTACTCTGTTATAAACCACTTGTGTGCCTTGATTATGAATCAAAACAAAGAGATGGAATGGTTGCCTGTGATTTTATAAGtgttgagttgttgttttttttgtattgctgATTGATTTGAGTTTTGATCGCTTTTATTGTTGTTACAGTGCCTCCAACTGCCTGACAGAAGTGTATTTCAACTTTATAGgcatagttcactcagaaattaaaaaacattcacattttctttaaaaagcaaGGAGGTTTAAAACTacttatgaaaataaaattaaatctataGAGATTTGGAAAAACATGGCAAATAATAAATGCacctatcatttactcaccctcaagtagtttcacagatttgttttttttagggatgcaccgatcagCTGGTACCAATCCAAATCTGATCTACATTCTATGCAATTTataaaagccatgaaggtagcctattatacaGGCTTAGAAAGTTGtctgtaggcctactatatcccaaatgttctgaagccattctatagtttaacgtgaagtacagatgaatattcaagtggttaaattcaggttcagttcagcgcttcccgcTGCCATGCCTGTCAATCGTTCTTCATTCATttacaattcaaactgcgtgtcgcgttcatgacaactcgaaaaactttctccaagactattggTTCCTGTTAATATAAGCAATCAGTGGAGAAatacatttagttttgcatttaatgggttcattttgacctgcaacaaggagttcattgctgtttctaaatcatgttgctttttgtctgttagatcagcagatcacaTTCGCAAAACTGGAGTAGGGTTATTATCTGCTCTTCACACACTAAAGTAGGCCTACTTGAagttttaaatgagaaaaggctcaataatgcattggacagatcctcaacgcactgatttcttccctttgtgctgctcagTTTTGAAAGTGTCCGCAGATACTGGAGGGCTGCGTGCTGTTTCTCAGTAatgcatcaagcgcttcattTACGCACCGGCGCAATGTGCACCGCTCTGTAAAATTATTCTGTAATATTCAAAGTTCTTGTTCTCTCATCCTtttgactgagtttattcttcggaggagaatactttcagtgctgcgaatagtttgtaaagcctggctcactgTGGTCAAAGTAGTTAGTAATAGAAGTAGAACTGACGGgtgcaatatggattgtcattaacagaaaattatttagcctaatatagactactctgaaactaaatatttcactgtcattttatttatactaatattttatttaacaaacaagtttgtgttttgattagggtcaatagtggtaccctaaaacagatttcaaagaaaaatcttaatattaaaaaaaggaaacataagctggaccacaacagatcaatgtaaTTACGAATGCTCAAATAACGTAACCTAGTTCACAGCAAGCATTGTTTTAGTCAGAtctctttaaaacaaaacatagaaaggtttggaaccacttaaaggTGAATATATGATGACAATTAAAATTctagggtgaactatccttgtTTATGACACTGTTAACATTGCAATATAGGCTCATACtcaaaacgtagccctatatacatttctggagatcgcaaattatgtagccagaagtacatatgactgcatttcgtctgtaaaatgaatgctatgaggCGGTATGACTCTGTTCATTTTCGTGCTAGcagctgacctcttacctccatatggacgctGTTCCCGCTGTTACCGGTTttcccagtggctcgccatgtacgtcggcggactggagatgcagagaggagctgaccatgaagatggggtttgagtccggcgaagaacagtttttgtctttcctgctttctggaaccgaaggcaaaaaataagataaacaattaaataacagggtgagattgtagtaaaatctgaaaacatggtaaaaatcaggctgccgcgagggcttttctttttctggattgcttttaaaaactgtcagttgggtttaggaaagtgggtggtcaggtcaattggtgctttttaaaacactgttggttgggtttagggaaggaggagggtgggtcagtcgatcggtgagtcgacagtggcctctggtggatttacacaagaagagcaggtgcgaatggcactagcgagagaaatttgagatctcaaaaaccgtacacagtggcctctggcggattcgagaaaacaaaaactgcaaaaaaatggaactcctgggatgtatttggtgctctccagatatgtgtatagaggtacgttttcagaacaaGCCTGgcttggttcacccaaaaatgaaaatcatgtcattatttactcaacacaaaaaaaacattggaaaCTGGTAACTGTTGACTTAAAtattagtaaaaacaaataatatggaattCAATGGTAACAGTTTTTCTAAATTCtccaatatataaacaaacaaaaaactcaaattggtatgaaacaagtcaaggatgattcaatgacagaatttacatttttgggtgaactacccctttaatttcTACTGACATTTCTATACACACTGCTTTGTTAATGATCATTTAAACTGTGTGACAGCAACCACCATATCCATATGTACTCAATATTATTCAAAATTTTCAggaacataattgttttattcagCAGACAGTTTGATGCAAATTCTCAGTGCCTTAACTGAGCGCCTGTACAGAAGTAATAAAATGCTGAACGAGAAGCGGTGAAGATTTTGTATAGAACGTTTACAATGGAAAAGTTACAGGATTAATAAACTAATCTGATGAAATTTAATCAAAGGCTGTCTATTCTTCTTACTTGAGACCATGAATAGAGTAAGCATATAAAGAGAATATAAGCCTACTGTCTCAAAACCGCATTCttttatgtatataaattatgaataaaagAGAATCAAACAGtaatgcctttaaaaaaaaacaacaacagcaagcACTCTTTCATCAAAACACATGAAAAAGAATATAGTATATTCTACACTGCAGTGCTGAGTTTcagtttttgcatatttatatttaactgtgagagctttttgttttttaacacatttctaatttatCAGCATGGTTTATTGCATTAAATATCACAAACTAAcaaatgcaacataggctcattctgaaaatgtagccctatatagattatggagatcacaaattatgtaggcagaagtctttaaaacgaacacttcAGGGTGGTATGAagccgttccttttcatgcttaccagctgaccgcttacctctgtttGGACCGCTTTTCCACTTTTACCAGTTTGTGCAGAGTCTGGCctagaacagttccagaaagcaggtaagacaaaaaacaaaaaagtaaaataaacaagtaaataccagggtgagaatgtggtaaaatgccgcgagggcttttctttttctggattgcttttgaaaacactgtcagttgggtttaggaaagtgggtgggcgggtcaattggtgtttttgaaaacactattggttgggtttagggaaggaggagtgtgggtcagtcgatcagtcagtcagtagacaacagcctctggtggagGCTAATCAaaacgagcctgggttgaacaATTGTTAATAAGTTGAATTAAAACCATTTATCCTTAAATACGGCAACATTGTTCATTCATGTTCACGCATGACACTATGGTTCATTATTTTTGCTAACAGAAGTTAAAATTTATCTTTGCAAACCATCGGACGTTAATGAATACAGTAAAActatattgtatataatttaGGGCAttcaggcccaatcccaattgtattttttaatcgacAACATCgactgctgtaattattccagttgtgttattttttggtatttatcttcaggaaatcactgaaggcaacaatatcatgttattcgagtgtcatcgagagacagatgtgaaagtatgttgtgggactaatATACAGAAGTTAGTATTATGGATGATTGATAggcaaattttttaaatatatatatatatatatatatatatttaagaatgatggtaaaacatgaacattgTTAAGAATGTCTTAAAATAtaagcttgtttgttgtaaaactatacaataatgacaaaaaataaataaatcttccaCGTGCAGCCATTGTAGATGGTGTGGTCTGAGGATTTTTTttacctcttggtttcgagtgtggttctgaaaaatctctgtttcaagggctatctagcccttccacATAACCCTACcacttcaagctaaagagaattgggatgcCCCTACCCCCTCACATGAATGTGCAAAACAAGGAGTtgtggtaaggggaagggctgaggggtagaattgggattgagcctaaaTATCACAATGAACAATTATTAatgagttgaatttaaacagtCATTTATCAATAAATATGCTACCATTGATTTTCCTTTTATGTACACGCATAACACTAATGTTCATTTTTGCAAATAGTAATTCAAATGTATCTTTGTAAACATCTGAtgtgaataaatacagtaaaactacATTGTTTATAATAGATCTGAGTAAGTCTAAAAGTTCTGTATGGAAAAAGATTCCTGGCTTTCACTGTTCAAACTCTGACTTTGAGCTTTCAGAGCAGTTTGGATTAGTGATGCAAGGCCCGTGAAAAGAGCTGCGCAGATTTTAACCTTCATTACTAAGCAGGGGGTggagagagagtgtgagagagtTGAAGAGAGAAGGAAACcagggaaagaaagaaaagcaggAGAGACACAGTTCTCAAGGATTCTTGGTGTAACAGGTAGGCGATTTCAATTTTTTTGTGTCTTTCAGCTGACCTTCAGCTGTTTGTCCTTTCTTATATTTCATCAGCTTGTAGGCATTTTGTCTTTATTCATGTTGTTTTCATGTAGAAGAATGAGCTATGAAGTCTAAATAGCTCTTTGTAATTTTACGTGACAATGTCGGGAATTATTACTTTATGAAATGGCAAACTTTGATATTGAAGGATTACTTAAAATGTAACATCCGTATTGTTATTTTACTTACAAAGAGTTAGCATGCTAAATGCAAGAAATGAACTTATGCATATTTAATGAAAGCTATATTATGCATTGTTTGTGTcttgtgtgtgtgatttgtggATGTAGGTATTGTTCAGCAGTGTTGGgtgaaataattatttacaaagtaactagtaacAGTAATTAGATAACTTTTCCACTCAAAAAGTAACATAAgggattgtgttttatttttagctaACTTAATTACAGTTAGTTAAAATATACTTGCCTAAAACACCATTTATAAATTGAGCAGGAGATTAATGTCAATATATCACACTGGCATGTATGAAATACGgtgtcattattgcttttaagtgctattttttaaaataaagctaaaagaATTAAGTTTCATTTATATTCTGCATGCTTTCAAATTTATAagtaatttaaattgtatttagtcaataaataaattgtaaataaattacttttaaattttaaattaaagttacTTTTCAGACCTACTAATTAGAAagtgttattaataaaaatgattattagaAATTCACCATTTTTCTATGTAACACTGGTGTTCAGTATAGATAGCAATTGTTCGACCaggttttgtttaaattttaaattttccTTCAAATTCAGTCATGACCCTTGATTATATCATTTGTGCAACTCTGAATTGTTTCTAATTCATAAAGGAGACTAAGTGCCACAAGGACACCTCAGTGTTATTGTTGTATTATTCCTGAATCAGAATTTCCATGTTGTTTTGTCACTCTCGTCAACAGTATAATCTGATTAAATGGTATTAATCTGCTCCTTATGTAATTAGCATTATACTAAGACACACCTTCAAGAGCTTGTGTTTATTTTAAGTCGAGTGGACAATGCAATACACAGTGCAAATATTAGATTGTGAATTATTCGCTCAGTGTTGACATAAAATAACTACATGATTAGGGTGGTAATCTGATTTTCTATGCAAGCCAACATGATTCTCAGAAGTCCTggttacatttttactttttaaagaatAGACAGAAATTTCATTGAGTGTGAAGGTGAAAAAGTTCCACTCCAACTCCACGGTTTAATGTTTTTCTAACAATAATCATTTTAGCAATCATTCTCAGTCATGCATGCAAATAATGCAAAATCAGTAAGGATCAATATGCAGGACAATGACTACAGTATAGATGATGTAAAATGATGCACTATCTGCAGACAGatacaaacaaagaaaataaaatgccattaaaaatgatatataaatacTTCAGGTGCCCTATTTCAAGGTTAGCTTAATGGAAAGGGGTGCAAATCTGACTCGGAGGCATTGGTGTTAAAGAATAAATGACCTAATGAATTTCATTAAGAAACAGAGGTCAAAGAAATGTGAAGCAAGAATCCAAAAGTAAAAAACTGCAACAGTGAAAGGATCCCATGCTATCGCATCATAACACAATTTAATTTGAGTCCTCCTGCGCTACAGGGATTGAAACATAAGCTGATTATAGTTTCCTAAATCAGCAGAAAACTGTAAGCATTGCCTGTGGAAAGGAAAGGCCTTCATCTGTTTCATTTATGTCGTAAAAGTGATGAACAGGATGAGATGAGTGGTAAGGGATGCCTAGGACAGAAAAATTCTACTTTATTGATAACCAATTCAGTCAAACAAAGGCTTGACATTCTGTTCTTctataaaataacacattttgcCATTTATTTTCACACAGATCTAGTGCAACATGGAAACAGACTCTGTGACCTGTCCTCAGAGTTCTGAATCCCAAGGTGAATGCAGTAGTGAAGCAGGAAAGCTCTGTTTTACTAAAGATACAGAAACTACAATAACAGATCACACCGATGAAAAGAAAGACCCCCAGGACATAAATGAGGAGGACACAGAAGTTATTAGTGGGTTAGAAAAAACAGAAACACCTGAAAACCAATTCCCTCCTAAACCGCATGATCATGCCACCTCCTTACCAGAGGATGGAGCCACTAAACCAACAATGGAAACTGTTAGCACAATTGATGACCAGGCTCAAGAGTGGCCACCAGTGCCAGGACTAGAAGAAGATATTCAACTAGAAGAGAATGAGAGCCAGGCCACTGAGATTCAAGTTGATGTAAAGGAAAACTCTGAAGCTAGTGGAGCTGTTAAAACAGATATGAAAGACATTCAGGGTGGAGAACCTGTTATGACGACACAGGTAGACAAAAGCACTGACTCACCAAAAATCCCAAAGGTGACCAGTGAAGAAGAGAGACAAGAGCTTGAGTCACATGGCGACTCTGATTCAATTGTGTTCCTGTCAGAAAACAGTGACGACCTGAATATAGACTGCAAGTCTGTGGACTTTGCCACC
Above is a window of Danio aesculapii chromosome 6, fDanAes4.1, whole genome shotgun sequence DNA encoding:
- the palm3 gene encoding paralemmin-3, which translates into the protein MEHEAEKYQQRLQAIAEKRRIQEEQERARREMEDERLRLQQLKRKSLRDQWLMEGPPTSPDSAGPRSPLWGSKAQEIETHINKLQATSEHLAEEEVKLKKLIDGTSAQSGTDEQAHHKDEPVLEYVETVSEMTPNGPIVENGKVEKQDDSVHAVNHEEHEHTDAKTKTDTETSSAVTNGNVEGDHSSVNGFSSHPAEGIGAAGITMTFLGFKEAEPGQGVDEDDDGGAIIRAERVIITDEGEEILEEELTDDKNQDGSTESMALKEETEDEPEKAEDASAEEIVLDAEGEKEQESIDTQVQNVTLDTSADLNEEGEMEKEQESVDTQVQSLSVDTEALQVSVNYTTQPSPVTKPKGETNATESQVSKIEEALASTRISVSQFQEVPLDESNVGTEKQQVEQEPLLTSKTAAQLDTSLPNRAEETGGPKRKTCQCCSIM